CACCTCTATTCCATTTCCAGAAGAATAAGTTGGCGGCACCCATACTGCAGCACCTTCTTCGCTGCTGTCAGAAACTCTGGAGGGGATACCCGCTCAGCTTTTCTCTGCTCAGTTGAGAACAATAAGCGTATAACACATGGATATTGGATTGTATGCACCCACCTGCATACACAGAAGATCACCAAGTGCAACTTTTACACGTTGGGATTGAAACATAGTTAGATAcatagttagatagatagatagttcCATAGCTTTGCCATACCATAGCTACAAAAATTGCCATAGTGGCACCATTCCTGTCCAAAACGTCGTAGAGTATGATCCACACTTTACAAAAAGACATTGTGGAACTACCGCACAAGCATAAATAAACCAAGTTTTATTGACAAAATAGAATTACATGAATGTGTAATACCAAAGCAATGAAAATAAGAGTAAAAAACAAGAGGATGAAACTTGCTTAACTGAGAAAAGGATTAAAACAACAGACTCATGCTATGTAATTGATTACGATCCCcagatatttgaaaaatgtcttcaaatACTTAAGACTCtaaatcattcattttcatgggataaacatcaaagtaatttacaaaatttaaaatttgaGTTATGCCTTATATTTGTCAAAACTTTCTGATATGTTTTAGATGTTATACTAACATAATTAagttgatatgtgtgtgtgcgtgtgtgtgttgtgtcctgCCCTCATAGCGCATGCCCTGATGGGTGTTGTGAAAGATTAAACAATGACAGAATACATGCAAACGGGATGACATAGCCCTGCATATAAAACCAAGAACCCTTACATGCATAATAGAAACAAgtgtgaagagaggagggacGTTATGGGGGGTTTTCTtgacatttatttgcttttgtgtgtCTACCGtatcttgtttttttgcttGTCCTCCTCTTTATGCTCCGTgtcttcctctctactttcatCTTGTAAATTACGGAGAAAGTTTCATCTGAATGGAATGCACAAACCTGGTGATGTGGTTCTGGGTGGGCTGTTTGAGGTCCACTACACCTCTGTCTTCCCTGAATGGACATTTACCTCAGAGCCACAACAGCCCAGCTGCAAAGGGTAAGTTTCAAGCACATGCAGCAGACAGCATGAGCATGTGGAAATTCTGTTTTGTGTATTCATGATAAGGAAGAAAATGTCACTATGATGAAATGCTAATAAAGTGAGTAATGTAACATTTGGTGACAGTTATGGTGATACTTTTAAAATAATTGATACAAGTGAGTAATATGTTGTCAATATAGGtaaaattctctctctctctctctcgatatatatatatatatatatatatatatatatatcatttttccgagtgaaataatgttttagtgattaccattttattttatattttagcttTGACATTCTAGGGTTCAGACATGCCATGACCATGGCCTTTGCTATTGATGAGATCAACAAGGACTCCAATCTTCTACATAATGTGACTCTTGGATACAGTCTCTATGATAACTGTGCCACACTTGTAATTGGATTCAGTGGTGCCCTATCACTGGCCAGTGGTCGAGAGGAGCAGTTTCTGCTTCAGGAGAACTGTTTAGGGAGCCCTCCGGTTCTGGGAATTGTGGGTGATTCCTACTCAACATTTACTATTGCAATCTCCAATGTGCTAGGTTTATTCAAGCTGCCAATTGTGAGTTTCCTATCTTctatcttttgattttttttttattcttaaattctttaattaaatcattgtcacattttattgtgataGATAAATATTTTGTCTGGGTTTGACTTACATGAGAAAAGTAATGAGTGCATTCTGCATGTTTCTTTATAGGTGAGTTATTATGCCACGTGTTCCTGTCTTACTGATCGGCAAAGATTTCCTTCCTTCTTTAGAACAATTCCAAGTGATGCTTTTCAGGTGAAACACTATTACCAAGTTATCCCTGATGACACAAACCTTTTCCTGATGAGATAAATTAATGTGATtctattaataaatgtatttgtcataaTTTATACAGGTTACATTAGTTGAAGTTAgtcttacattttattttaaaagaatataCAAGTGTGTGCACTAAATCCTTTCTCACCATTGTATCCACATACTGTAGGTGCGTGCTATGATTCAGATTCTAAAACACTTTGGCTGGACATGGGTTGGTCTGCTGgtcagtgatgatgattatggACTCCATGTTGCCCAGTCCTTGCAGTCTGACCTGGCTCAGTCTGGTGGAGGTTGTCTGGCCTACCTAGAAGTGTTGCCCTGGGACAGTGACCCAAGTGAACTCAAGAGGATTGTATATTTGATAAAGACATCAACAGCTCGTGTAGTCATGGTGTTTGCACACGACATGCACCTGATTCCACTAATGGAAGAGGTTGGAAttcaaatataatttgaaaATGCATGATTTTAGGAAATGTAACATgacttatttttcttctttatttgtttgtcgAAGCCAAAATTCACAAACCAAACTCCTCTCAATTATAGTCagtgtcaaacaaacacagttttctACAACAGCAAATTTCAGATCCAGTTGAAtcttcatcaggtcaaaatgtttgaaaatgtctgGTAATGTTACCTGAAGTTTCAGCTGGATGAAAACATTGCTTGAGatatttgaaattaattataaatgatTCTAGTAATTGCATTAAATGATTTATATTAAAAAGAGAAGCGTAcaacaaacagctttttgtgACTGTTTGAAGCTTTACGAAGGtactgttttgcattttcaacCCACCCACGatgcttaaaaaaatgttgctaCTTTAATTCacttaataatttttttttttttttaaatctaggTTGCAATATGCAGAACCCATGTTAAACTGTGCATGTTGGACATCATACTGTGCACTGTTTTAAGTCCGAAATAATTAAATTCATATAATACAATGCACAGGTGGTGAGGCAGGATGTGACAGGCCGGCAGTGGATAGCCAGTGAAGCCtggacagcagctgctgtgctccAGACCCCCCACCTCATGCCATATTTGGGTGGAACACTGGGAATTGCCATCCGTCGAGGAGAAATACCAGGACTCAGAGACTTCATGTTACAAATACGTCCTGACCAATATGACAATGACAGCTATGGAAATAACTTTGTAAGAATTAGATTAGAAACTAAGTTTgttataaaatacataataaataacaatagtATATGCTGAATTTTCTGTTAATGATGGgattttaatatactgtatttcaggTGAGGCAGTTTTGGGAATACACATTTCAGTGTAGATTTGCACCACCTCCAGCAGGTTGGATGGAAGCTGGAGGAGCATTATGCACTGGAGATGAAGATCTAGAGAATGTGGAGACTGAGCTCTTGGATCTTAATAACCTCAGGCCAGAGTACAATATTTACAAGGCTGTGTATGCTCTGGCATATGCTCTTGATAACATACTTCAGTGTGAGCCGGGGAGAGGGCCTTTCAGCGAGAACAGGTGTGCTACTTTGCAAACACTGGAGCCATGGCAGGTGAGATATGAATTTACactccacttcttttttttctttttttttgtaaagctgCTATACCATTAAGTACTTAAATGAGTACACTTTTGTGAAGTGGAATTAAAACAGTTAGGCCAAACAACATTCTGAATTTCAGGATGTCTCAGtacttaaaacaaacaaaaaaaattaaatgtagaGAGATGAAAATGGTATCATTTTGTTGCAAAGAGGGATAAATCTCTGTCAGAGTCTGTCACCTGCCaaactgtcttttttatttctgtcatccATGTTTAGCTTGTACATTATTTGCAAATGGTCAACTTCACCACATCATTTGGTGATCAAGTGTCATTTGATGAGAATGGTGATGTCTTACCAATCTATGATATCATGAACTGGCTGTGGCTCCCAGATGGACGAACTAAAGTTCAGAATGTGGGTGAAGTTAAGAAATCAGCCTTCAAAGGTGAAGAACTCACACTTGATGAAGATAAAATCTTCTGGAACTTTGAAATCAAAGAGGTTACTTCTAATATTTCCAACACCTATCTTTTTTGGACTGTAATTCCTACAAGTGTAAAATAACACATaatgacatatttatttttgtcctgACAGCCCCCCCGGTCAGTGTGCAGTGAGAGCTGTCCTCCTGGTACCCGCATGGCCAGAAAGAAGGGGGAACCTGAGTGTTGTTTTGACTGCATCCCTTGTTCTGAGGGAAAGATCAGCAATAAAAGTGGTGAgtgttcatgttttaatatttttattttactcaaaGGATTTTATATACTTCATAGCATGAATGTATTTCACCATTTCCTCTGTATTTAAGACTCCATGGAGTGCACAAGTTGCCCAGAGGATTTCTGGTCCAACCCCCAGCATGACCACTGTGTTCCCAAGAAAGCAGAGTTCCTCTCCTACCATGAGCCTCTGGGTATTTGTTTGACAACAACTTCATTGCTGGGCACATTTATCTGTGCTGTTGTTCTGGGCATCTTCATCTATCATCGCAGCACACCAATGGTGCGTGCCAACAATTCAGAACTCAGTTTCTTGCTGTTGGTGTCACTTAAACTATGTTTCCTGTGCTCACTGCTGTTTATCGGCCGACCCAGACTGTGGACATGCCAGCTGAGACATGCAGCATTTGGGATCAGCTTTGTGCTTTGTGTCTCATGCATCCTGGTTAAAACCATGGTGGTTCTGGCTGTGTTCAAGGCCTCTAAGCCAGGAGGTGGAGCCAGTCTGAAGTGGTTTggtgctgtgcagcagagagggacgGTTCTGGCACTTACATGCATTCAAGCAGCAATCTGCACTTGTTGGATTGTCTCTTCCTCACCAGCACCTCATAAAAACTCTCAATACCACAATGACAAGATAGTTTATGAGTGTGTAGTTGGCTCCACGATCGGTTTTGCAGTGTTACTTGGTTATATTGGCTTACTGGCTATCCTCAGCTTCCTGTTAGCTTTTCTGGCAAGAAATCTTCCAGACAACTTCAATGAGGCCAAATTCATCACTTTCAGCATGCTGATCTTCGGTGCTGTGTGGGTCGCCTTTGTCCCTGCTTATGTCAACTCCCCAGGCAAATATGCAGATGCAGTGGAGGTATTTGCCATCCTGGCCTCTAGTTTTGGCCTCTTGGTGGCGCTGTTTGGACCCAAATGTTACATCATCCTACTAagaccagagagaaacacaaagaacgCCATTATGGGTAGAGGAACCCCTAAGTCATAAAATCACCAGATACAGTTAAATGATCAACTGGTCTGAACCAACATCTATTTTGCATTAATTCATTAGTGATCTGCCCTTGAAATGATCAATatataacaaataacaaaaattatttttaacttCAGAAATGTTTCTCTGTAAAGAATAAGCTTAGATGAATCTGCAAGCAATAAAGAAATGTTCATGCATAAAACcgattatttattattgtcaaTTTATTGCCTGATAACATTCCATAAGATTTAATAAACTTAAAGGTCTTTGCCTCAATTCCCACCTGACTAAAACtcaaagctgaaatgaaactgactCAAACTACTTCTACTAATTCTTGTTTTTAGAAGGCTACTTGTCCTTTAGCATTTAGAATAGctaccaaaaaataaataaataacttaatttattaatttaaaaaaactgaaaagccTGCCACCAATTCTGAAAATATTGGATATGCTACTAGGATGTACTTGCATTACCAcgcaagggcgtaggtttgcatatggacagtaGGGACATGTCCTTACCAATATTTTGAGaagacagaattgtccctaccaatatttgagtgaacttgtttgcactatgtttggagtgtagtcatattagatcattcctTTGCGACCTTGGCTCTAGGCACTCTAGGCTAACCGAtaatcagtaaaataaatacatttttgaaatgcGGTactttggctctgatgcagctgcCTGTCTCTGATCTAGgttcctgtctctctgtagtttcCACTCTGTAATCTAGAGCAATGTgccacccacagcaccatctgattggtaAGAAGTCATGAGTAATAGCCTATCACGCTGAAGGCTGCTGTGAGAGAGCATCTCCGGTTAACGAGCGGAGCTGTGTGTTCAAATAAgagcagacatcactgaagatgtaataaacatcacagtcctccacactgaagttacaacaacaccgcactctgatgaacaagttcatctgttAGTTTAAGACCCACCGAgcaagagaaagggagagaagctatcgctaactgctaagctaaagtaactagcatctaaatagcatgtaaacaactgctgaattaGTGAAAGTTGCTaacaggagcagagagctctgcgTGTTGAAGCAGAACTAGTTTAAGTTTAAATGCACAGCAGATATTTAGGCActcaattattcatttattgttcagacagagcagcaatagaCTCTACCaataacagaaactccagagactggaCATGAGACACTACACTTAACGGCCACTAACTACTGTTGctgaaaagacatttcattGTAAATTACTAACTTATATTCAACATAACCATAGTTCACCTATTCTGATGTTAACTTGTAAGTTCTTATAACACATGATAATATCCTAAAGTTGCAGTCTTTGATTTGATACTGTATAGTTTTATTTAGATATAAATACAtgtctgaatgtaaattcagatcttatatgttattATCCCATTTCCTTGACAGCATTCAAAagttctctttgttttggaggggtggcaggTTTGTTGCATCCCTACCAATGTTGCGACCAAACCTCTATGCCCTTGTTACCACATAAATCcgtagttttttttctttatcaagaGCCTATCGTTGCTCTGCAGTGGGATCGACCTTATTGATCCCTTTGGTCAGGTTGGACTTCAGGAGAACATTGAAGAGGCCCGTAAGCAGCCATTCCATTGGCTATATGTTGGCTTTTGCAGTCGTCTccaaacaatgagctgagaCAGTCGTGGTGCTATTATTGGTTAATGTACCGTATGTTGCTACTGAGTTGTCAAGCTCAGCCCGATGTTGACAATTCTGATGTTGGATAGTAGCCTATAGGGCTGAAAAATTTGGGAAAATTttgcgattttttttttaccaatattACAATTGCAATTTAATATGCAATTCATTTTT
The Seriola aureovittata isolate HTS-2021-v1 ecotype China chromosome 4, ASM2101889v1, whole genome shotgun sequence genome window above contains:
- the LOC130167740 gene encoding extracellular calcium-sensing receptor-like, which translates into the protein MHNRNKCEERRDVMGGFLDIYLLLCVYRILFFCLSSSLCSVSSSLLSSCKLRRKFHLNGMHKPGDVVLGGLFEVHYTSVFPEWTFTSEPQQPSCKGFDILGFRHAMTMAFAIDEINKDSNLLHNVTLGYSLYDNCATLVIGFSGALSLASGREEQFLLQENCLGSPPVLGIVGDSYSTFTIAISNVLGLFKLPIVSYYATCSCLTDRQRFPSFFRTIPSDAFQVRAMIQILKHFGWTWVGLLVSDDDYGLHVAQSLQSDLAQSGGGCLAYLEVLPWDSDPSELKRIVYLIKTSTARVVMVFAHDMHLIPLMEEVVRQDVTGRQWIASEAWTAAAVLQTPHLMPYLGGTLGIAIRRGEIPGLRDFMLQIRPDQYDNDSYGNNFVRQFWEYTFQCRFAPPPAGWMEAGGALCTGDEDLENVETELLDLNNLRPEYNIYKAVYALAYALDNILQCEPGRGPFSENRCATLQTLEPWQLVHYLQMVNFTTSFGDQVSFDENGDVLPIYDIMNWLWLPDGRTKVQNVGEVKKSAFKGEELTLDEDKIFWNFEIKEPPRSVCSESCPPGTRMARKKGEPECCFDCIPCSEGKISNKSDSMECTSCPEDFWSNPQHDHCVPKKAEFLSYHEPLGICLTTTSLLGTFICAVVLGIFIYHRSTPMVRANNSELSFLLLVSLKLCFLCSLLFIGRPRLWTCQLRHAAFGISFVLCVSCILVKTMVVLAVFKASKPGGGASLKWFGAVQQRGTVLALTCIQAAICTCWIVSSSPAPHKNSQYHNDKIVYECVVGSTIGFAVLLGYIGLLAILSFLLAFLARNLPDNFNEAKFITFSMLIFGAVWVAFVPAYVNSPGKYADAVEVFAILASSFGLLVALFGPKCYIILLRPERNTKNAIMGRGTPKSYGIDLIDPFGQVGLQENIEEAQRCKGRREVMGGVPDSYLLLCVYLIMFFCSSPSLCSVSSSPPSSCKLWRKFHLNGMHKPGDVVLGGLFEVHYTSIFPELTFTSEPQQPSCKGFDILGFRHAMTMAFAIDEINKNSNLLHNVTLGYSLYDNCGALIIGFSGALSLASGREEQFLLQENCLGSPPVLGIVGDSFSTFSIAISNVLGLFKLPIVSYFATCSCLTDRQRFPSFFRTIPSDAFQVRAMIQILKHFGWTWVGLLVSDDDYGLHVAQSLQSDLAQSGGGCLAYLEVLPWDSDPSELKRIVYLIKTSTARVVMVFAHEMHMIQLMEEVVRQDVTGHQWIASEAWTAAAVLQTPRLMPYLSGTLGIAIRRGEIPGIREFLLQIHPDQYDSDSYGNNIVRQFWEYIFQCRFAPPPAGWIEAGGALCTGDEDLENVETEFMDLSNLRPEYNVYKAVYALAYALDNILKCEPGRGPFSGHSCATLQTLEPWQLVHYLQMVNFTTSFGDQVSFDENGDASPIYDIMNWQWLPDGRITVQNVGEVKKSAFKGEELTLDEDKIFWNFDSKEPPRSVCSESCPPGTRMARKKGEPECCFDCIPCSEGKISNKSDSMKCTSCPEDFWSNPQRDHCVPKKAEFLSYHEPLGICLTTTSLLGTFICAVVLGIFIYHRSTPMVRANNSELSFLLLVSLKLCFLCSLLFIGRPRLWTCQLRHAAFGISFVLCVSCILVKTMVVLAVFKASKPGGGASLKWFGAVQQRGTVLVLTCIQAAICTCWIVSASPAPHKNTEYHNDKIVYECVVGSTIGFAVLLGYIGLLAILSFLLAFLARNLPDNFNEAKFITFSMLIFCAVWVAFVPAYVNSPGKYADAVEVFAILASSFGLLVALFGPKCYIILLRPERNTKKAIMGRGTTKS